A region of Thermovibrio ammonificans HB-1 DNA encodes the following proteins:
- the radA gene encoding DNA repair protein RadA translates to MAKKRTVFVCQECGYRTPKWAGRCPECGSWGSFVEEVESPKPKRQRRWVESEISEPVPIGEVTGKPQERLRTGIEELDRVLGGGIVKGSVSLFSGEPGVGKSTLLLQVAGLLAEKGRVLYVTAEESPEQVALRARRLGVESKNLYLLAENNLEAIAQAVEKLNPLFAVFDSIQTLYLPEIESAAGSVSQVRESAAFITNLSKRRRLTSFIVGHVTKEGSIAGPKVLEHIVDAVFQFEGDRGYNFRILKSLKNRFGSSGELAVFEMTESGLKEVPNPSQFFLAERPKGKAGSVIFAGIEGSRPILLEVQALVTRAIFTTPQRKAKGISPNRLSIIVAVLEKELGIPLRNFDVFVNVVGGVKVDEPAVDLPVAAAIVSSYFERPVREDVALFGEIGLTGEVRRVKLEEVREKEAKKNNLKTFKSIKTLKDLTKLI, encoded by the coding sequence TTGGCCAAAAAGAGAACCGTTTTTGTCTGTCAGGAGTGCGGCTACAGGACTCCCAAGTGGGCCGGCAGGTGCCCCGAGTGCGGCAGCTGGGGCAGCTTCGTAGAGGAAGTAGAGAGCCCCAAGCCAAAGAGACAAAGGCGTTGGGTAGAGAGCGAAATCTCCGAGCCCGTTCCCATAGGAGAAGTAACGGGGAAACCGCAGGAGAGGCTCAGAACCGGCATAGAGGAGCTCGATAGGGTTCTCGGAGGGGGAATCGTAAAGGGCTCGGTCTCACTTTTCTCCGGAGAGCCGGGCGTAGGGAAATCCACCCTGCTACTCCAGGTGGCGGGGCTACTGGCCGAAAAGGGCAGGGTTCTATACGTAACAGCTGAGGAATCTCCGGAGCAGGTGGCGCTGAGAGCAAGAAGACTCGGCGTAGAGAGCAAGAACCTCTACCTACTCGCCGAGAACAACCTGGAGGCAATTGCACAGGCCGTAGAGAAGCTGAACCCCCTGTTCGCGGTTTTCGACTCCATCCAGACCCTCTACCTTCCCGAAATAGAGTCTGCAGCCGGTTCTGTATCTCAGGTTAGGGAGTCGGCGGCCTTCATAACAAACCTCTCAAAGAGAAGGAGGCTCACCTCCTTCATAGTAGGCCACGTGACAAAGGAAGGGAGCATTGCAGGCCCCAAGGTTTTGGAACACATAGTAGATGCCGTTTTCCAGTTTGAAGGGGACAGGGGCTACAACTTCAGGATTCTAAAGAGCTTAAAAAACAGGTTCGGAAGCTCGGGGGAGCTCGCCGTTTTCGAGATGACAGAGTCGGGCCTAAAAGAGGTTCCCAATCCTTCACAGTTCTTCCTGGCAGAAAGGCCTAAAGGGAAGGCGGGCTCTGTCATCTTTGCGGGAATAGAGGGGAGTAGGCCGATACTCTTAGAGGTCCAAGCCCTTGTAACGAGGGCAATATTCACAACCCCCCAGAGGAAGGCCAAGGGGATAAGCCCCAACAGGCTCTCGATAATCGTTGCAGTCCTGGAGAAGGAGCTGGGAATTCCGCTCAGGAACTTCGACGTTTTCGTAAACGTTGTGGGAGGGGTAAAGGTGGACGAGCCGGCCGTAGACCTCCCGGTTGCGGCGGCAATAGTCTCAAGTTACTTTGAGAGGCCGGTTAGGGAAGACGTTGCACTGTTTGGTGAGATTGGACTTACAGGGGAGGTAAGAAGGGTAAAGCTGGAAGAGGTGCGCGAAAAGGAAGCCAAGAAAAATAACCTCAAAACCTTTAAAAGCATCAAGACATTAAAAGATTTAACAAAACTTATTTAA
- a CDS encoding FeoA family protein, with protein sequence MKLLEAREGSTVEILNIEGGLGVRNRLAAIGIYPGARVRVIKSPPGPFIVEVAGSRVAIGKGMAAKVEVREVE encoded by the coding sequence ATGAAGTTACTTGAAGCAAGGGAAGGAAGCACGGTTGAGATTCTAAATATAGAAGGCGGACTCGGGGTAAGGAACAGGCTCGCAGCAATAGGGATATACCCGGGAGCACGGGTAAGGGTGATTAAATCCCCTCCCGGCCCGTTTATAGTAGAGGTTGCCGGAAGTAGGGTGGCAATAGGAAAGGGAATGGCAGCCAAGGTAGAGGTTAGGGAGGTTGAATGA
- a CDS encoding endonuclease III domain-containing protein, protein MAGLSIAQLLQVLLEHFGPQNWWPAETPFEVCVGAVLTQNTTWENASRAVGNLKKANLLTPEALSSTDEGELQNLIKPAGFFRQKARYLKELSRFVVREGGIEGLKAQPLKVLRPKLLNVKGIGPETADSILLYALDKPSFVVDKYTKRLLYRLGVLEGESVSYNRVKTLVEGEIPPTEEHLKEYKELHALIVELCKRYCKTRPNCRECPLRELCYNQHNP, encoded by the coding sequence ATGGCAGGTTTAAGTATAGCCCAACTGCTTCAAGTTCTCCTTGAGCACTTCGGCCCCCAGAACTGGTGGCCGGCAGAGACGCCGTTTGAGGTGTGCGTAGGGGCAGTGCTCACTCAAAATACAACTTGGGAGAACGCCTCAAGGGCCGTAGGAAACCTTAAGAAGGCGAACCTGTTAACCCCCGAGGCCCTGAGTTCAACCGATGAAGGAGAGCTTCAAAACCTCATAAAGCCGGCGGGCTTTTTCAGGCAGAAGGCCCGGTATCTAAAGGAGCTCTCCCGGTTTGTGGTAAGGGAAGGGGGAATAGAGGGGTTAAAGGCACAACCCCTTAAAGTTTTAAGGCCGAAGCTCTTAAACGTAAAAGGGATAGGGCCGGAAACGGCCGATTCCATACTGCTTTACGCCCTCGATAAGCCCTCCTTCGTTGTAGATAAGTACACAAAGAGGCTCCTTTACAGGCTTGGGGTTCTGGAGGGCGAGTCGGTTAGCTACAACCGGGTGAAGACCCTCGTTGAGGGGGAGATTCCGCCTACAGAGGAGCACCTAAAGGAGTATAAAGAGCTTCACGCCCTAATAGTGGAGCTCTGCAAGAGATACTGTAAAACGCGGCCGAACTGCCGAGAATGTCCATTAAGGGAGCTATGCTACAATCAACACAACCCATAA
- a CDS encoding MotE family protein, with product MRGSFTKLLAAAVAVNLATSTAALAQKAQKVEIEKELKRLEQMRKQVKVLIQENRKLLQKIEAERKALEEARRELEKELKQAQSERYKKLAQMFSKMDPELAGQKISALQDPKEAALILYNMKARKAGAILDYVDPKVVSQIVKYLTTFKSAAAVCKSLQESGQQLGKTPQE from the coding sequence TTGAGAGGCTCGTTTACCAAGCTCTTAGCGGCAGCGGTGGCGGTTAACCTGGCAACCTCTACCGCCGCACTCGCCCAGAAGGCCCAGAAAGTAGAGATAGAGAAAGAGCTGAAGCGGCTCGAACAGATGAGAAAGCAGGTAAAGGTGCTCATTCAGGAGAACCGGAAGCTCCTGCAGAAAATAGAGGCAGAGCGCAAAGCCCTGGAGGAGGCCCGCAGAGAGCTCGAAAAAGAGCTCAAACAGGCCCAGAGCGAGAGGTACAAAAAGCTGGCCCAGATGTTTTCCAAAATGGACCCGGAGCTTGCCGGCCAGAAGATATCGGCCCTTCAAGACCCCAAAGAGGCCGCCCTGATTCTCTACAACATGAAGGCCAGAAAGGCGGGGGCCATACTCGACTACGTAGACCCGAAAGTGGTGAGCCAGATTGTAAAGTACCTCACAACCTTTAAAAGCGCCGCCGCCGTCTGTAAATCTTTGCAAGAATCCGGGCAACAGCTCGGTAAAACTCCTCAGGAATGA
- a CDS encoding histidinol phosphate phosphatase domain-containing protein, whose amino-acid sequence MIDLHTHTIFSDGELIPSELVRRAEAKGYRAIALTDHVDHSNYDFVIERVSRACELLNRETSLVVIPGVEITHVPPAAIPELIHRCRNAGALIVVVHGETVVEPVAPGTNLAAIEGGADILAHPGLLTEREAEFAAEKGVYLEITARRGHNITNGHVVRLAREAGAKLVINTDAHSPSDLITRAFAVTVGVGAGLTVSEVDACFVNSETLVKRLTGRSLG is encoded by the coding sequence ATGATAGACCTTCACACTCACACAATCTTCAGCGACGGAGAGCTTATCCCCAGCGAGCTTGTGAGAAGGGCAGAGGCCAAAGGCTACAGGGCCATAGCTCTGACCGACCATGTAGACCACTCAAACTACGACTTCGTGATAGAGAGGGTTTCAAGGGCCTGCGAGCTCTTGAACAGAGAAACATCCCTGGTTGTTATTCCCGGCGTAGAGATAACCCACGTTCCGCCTGCCGCAATTCCCGAGCTCATACACAGGTGCAGGAACGCCGGGGCCCTTATAGTGGTTGTTCACGGGGAGACCGTTGTTGAACCCGTTGCGCCGGGAACCAACCTTGCCGCCATAGAGGGGGGTGCCGACATCCTTGCCCACCCCGGCCTCTTAACCGAGAGGGAGGCCGAATTTGCCGCAGAAAAGGGCGTTTACCTTGAGATAACCGCCAGGCGGGGCCACAACATCACCAACGGCCACGTTGTGAGGCTTGCGAGGGAAGCGGGGGCAAAGCTGGTTATAAACACCGACGCCCATTCCCCCTCGGACCTCATAACAAGGGCCTTTGCCGTTACCGTAGGAGTGGGGGCCGGGCTTACGGTTAGCGAAGTGGACGCCTGCTTTGTAAACAGTGAAACGCTCGTTAAACGCTTGACTGGCCGTAGCTTAGGGTAG
- a CDS encoding helicase-related protein gives MNQLNDLTFFTNEPGRKLIDRFKTLFKDTKELDVIVGYFYLSGLYQLHEELKKVDRIRIIVGIQVGKNVWNLVQLAKNIKKQKEEYLNMVVEELSSASFEESFKKEEAIRDFINWIEEGKLQIKYYPYSPLHAKLYIFKSRSGIDFGRVITGSSNFTISGLKDNLEFNVELKNATDVQFAIERFEELWEKCIDISADIVATIKGKTWLNDEITPYELYLKFLYEFFGEQIDVENEEDIPFPEGFKKLQYQVEAVIDAEKKLRTHGGVFLSDVVGLGKTFIAAMLASKLRKRTLVFAPPHLKDYWEETLRKFLVPGFLVESAGKLPSLDPKDFDDYKLVIVDEAHRFRNEDTKSYKVLHEICRKKNVILVTATPYNNRPSDVRAQLLLFQDKKRPTIPGIYSIDAFFKRLEDKIKKVDRKKNPEFYRKVLKEVGEEIRKKVFTYVMVRRTRKEVMEFYREDLEKQGVTFPKVNKPVKVYYQLDEELDSLFNETIATIKSLTYARYTPALYLRKRSTENIERLSQRNLAGLMKVLLLKRLESSFHSFVSSLERFLKSHKQVLEEFERSGKVYMSKKINVYERIEELLAEVEESDSFDLEKILKDGEVTVYDKNQLTGEFYENLERDVKAIEVLYSKWSKVKSDPKVEELLRLLEKDERLTKARKILIFTEFAETAEYLKKKLAEEFGNSVISYTSTSGRSERDKILENFDPNLPKEKQKDDIRILITTDVLAEGINLHRANVIINYDIPWNPTRVLQRVGRINRVGTTFSEIHIFNFFPVEKTESEIGLEAAAVAKLQAFHEALGEDAKYLTEEEETSPRGLFEKINASVEEEDDNSLLYYLKKLQKVKEENPELYKQIKEFPKKARSCRFWNKNFLITLLKKGNVKKIFLCYEDKPAREIDFLEAVELLEADEDERRAPLNRELFHKLLSENVRAFESELNQLKHESATGAKSYEKSLIRELKALRGRVSKEGKQVIREALDIINKSGLPKSVAREIYKVVTSKSDIPKKVKILKEFVERYSSPTEESGFFDNQELEVILSQLFLKERNLEL, from the coding sequence ATGAACCAGCTTAATGATTTGACCTTTTTTACGAATGAACCAGGAAGGAAACTCATAGATAGATTTAAAACTCTTTTTAAAGATACAAAAGAGCTTGACGTGATAGTAGGTTATTTTTATCTTTCTGGCCTCTATCAACTTCATGAAGAGCTTAAAAAGGTTGATAGAATAAGAATAATAGTAGGAATCCAAGTTGGAAAGAATGTATGGAATCTGGTTCAGTTAGCTAAGAATATAAAGAAGCAGAAAGAAGAGTATCTTAATATGGTTGTTGAAGAGCTTTCTTCGGCCTCTTTTGAAGAGAGTTTTAAGAAAGAAGAGGCAATTAGAGACTTTATCAACTGGATAGAGGAAGGTAAGCTTCAGATAAAGTATTACCCGTACTCTCCCCTTCATGCGAAACTCTACATCTTTAAGAGCAGGAGCGGGATAGATTTTGGTAGGGTTATCACGGGCTCCTCAAACTTTACCATTTCAGGTTTAAAGGATAACCTTGAGTTTAACGTTGAACTGAAAAATGCAACTGACGTTCAATTTGCAATTGAGCGGTTTGAAGAACTCTGGGAAAAGTGTATAGATATTTCAGCAGATATCGTTGCCACCATAAAAGGGAAAACCTGGCTTAACGATGAAATTACCCCTTATGAACTTTACCTGAAGTTTCTCTATGAGTTTTTTGGAGAGCAGATTGATGTCGAGAATGAAGAGGATATACCATTTCCAGAGGGCTTTAAGAAGCTCCAATATCAGGTTGAAGCTGTTATAGATGCAGAGAAAAAGCTGAGAACTCACGGTGGAGTTTTCCTTTCAGATGTTGTTGGCCTCGGGAAAACCTTCATTGCAGCAATGCTTGCCTCAAAGCTTAGAAAAAGAACTCTTGTCTTTGCACCTCCACACTTAAAAGATTATTGGGAGGAGACTTTAAGGAAATTCCTTGTTCCCGGTTTTCTGGTAGAGTCAGCTGGAAAGCTTCCCTCCCTTGACCCTAAGGATTTTGATGACTATAAACTTGTAATAGTTGATGAAGCTCACCGGTTTAGGAATGAAGATACAAAGAGTTATAAGGTTCTTCACGAAATCTGTCGAAAGAAGAATGTAATTTTGGTTACGGCGACTCCTTATAACAATAGGCCTTCAGATGTAAGGGCTCAGCTTCTTCTCTTTCAGGATAAAAAAAGGCCTACAATTCCAGGGATTTACAGCATAGACGCTTTCTTTAAAAGACTTGAGGATAAAATAAAGAAAGTAGATAGAAAGAAGAACCCGGAGTTCTATAGAAAAGTCTTAAAGGAAGTTGGAGAAGAAATCAGGAAAAAGGTATTTACCTATGTAATGGTAAGGAGGACGAGAAAAGAGGTAATGGAGTTTTATAGGGAAGACCTTGAGAAGCAAGGAGTAACCTTCCCTAAAGTTAATAAACCGGTAAAGGTTTACTATCAGCTTGATGAGGAACTTGATAGCCTTTTTAACGAGACTATAGCCACTATTAAAAGCTTGACCTATGCAAGGTACACTCCTGCTCTTTACCTGAGAAAGAGGTCAACTGAAAACATAGAACGCCTTTCCCAGAGAAACCTTGCAGGCCTTATGAAGGTTCTTCTCCTAAAGCGCCTTGAGAGTAGTTTTCACTCTTTCGTCAGTTCCCTTGAGAGGTTCCTAAAGTCCCATAAGCAGGTTCTTGAGGAGTTTGAGAGGAGCGGTAAAGTCTACATGAGCAAGAAGATAAACGTCTACGAGCGGATAGAGGAGCTCCTTGCTGAAGTGGAAGAGTCAGACAGTTTTGACCTGGAAAAAATTTTAAAAGATGGAGAGGTTACGGTTTACGATAAAAACCAGCTCACGGGAGAGTTCTATGAAAATTTGGAAAGAGACGTTAAAGCGATAGAGGTGCTCTATAGTAAGTGGAGTAAAGTTAAGTCTGACCCTAAAGTAGAGGAGCTCCTTAGACTTCTGGAGAAAGATGAAAGGCTCACTAAGGCGCGGAAAATCTTAATTTTCACTGAATTTGCAGAAACTGCCGAGTATCTCAAGAAAAAGTTAGCAGAGGAGTTTGGAAACAGTGTAATCTCCTATACCTCTACTTCTGGAAGGAGCGAAAGGGATAAAATCCTTGAAAACTTTGACCCAAATCTTCCTAAAGAGAAACAGAAGGACGATATAAGAATTTTGATAACTACAGATGTTCTGGCCGAGGGAATAAACCTTCACCGTGCTAATGTTATAATAAACTACGACATTCCTTGGAACCCGACGAGGGTTCTACAAAGGGTTGGAAGAATTAACAGGGTAGGAACAACCTTTAGCGAAATCCATATATTTAATTTCTTCCCAGTTGAGAAAACAGAAAGCGAGATAGGCCTTGAGGCTGCAGCTGTAGCTAAACTACAGGCTTTTCACGAAGCCCTTGGGGAGGATGCTAAATACTTAACCGAAGAAGAGGAAACTTCTCCCCGCGGTCTGTTTGAGAAGATAAACGCTTCCGTTGAGGAAGAAGACGATAACTCTCTCCTTTATTACTTAAAGAAACTTCAAAAAGTTAAAGAAGAGAATCCGGAACTATACAAGCAAATAAAGGAATTCCCCAAAAAGGCCCGCTCCTGCCGCTTTTGGAATAAGAACTTCCTTATAACCCTTCTAAAGAAGGGTAATGTAAAGAAAATATTCCTCTGCTACGAGGATAAGCCGGCCAGAGAGATTGACTTCCTTGAGGCGGTGGAACTTCTTGAGGCAGACGAAGACGAAAGAAGAGCACCTTTAAATCGTGAGCTTTTCCATAAACTTCTATCTGAAAACGTCAGAGCCTTTGAATCTGAGCTTAATCAGCTTAAACATGAATCAGCCACTGGTGCAAAAAGTTACGAGAAAAGCCTTATTAGGGAACTCAAGGCCTTAAGGGGGAGGGTTTCTAAAGAGGGCAAACAAGTAATTAGGGAAGCTCTGGATATTATAAATAAGAGCGGACTTCCGAAATCTGTGGCTAGAGAAATTTACAAGGTTGTTACGTCTAAGAGTGATATTCCTAAAAAGGTAAAGATTCTCAAGGAGTTTGTTGAGAGATATTCAAGCCCTACTGAAGAGTCTGGATTTTTTGATAACCAAGAACTGGAAGTGATTCTCTCTCAGCTGTTTCTAAAGGAGAGGAACTTGGAGCTATGA
- the ppa gene encoding inorganic diphosphatase encodes MDVKKIPPGKNPPEDIYAVIEIPQGSNVKYEVDKESGAIFVDRFLFTPMFYPANYGFVPNTLADDGDPIDVLVISRQPVVPGSVIRCRPIGVLVMEDESGQDEKILAVPVDKLDLTFKNVKEITDLPEATLNEIKHFFEHYKDLEPGKWVKVKEYKGSAEAKEMIKRAIENCK; translated from the coding sequence ATGGACGTAAAGAAAATACCCCCGGGCAAGAACCCGCCAGAGGACATCTACGCTGTTATAGAAATTCCTCAGGGCTCAAACGTTAAGTACGAAGTTGACAAAGAGAGCGGAGCGATTTTCGTTGACCGCTTCCTCTTTACCCCCATGTTCTACCCTGCAAACTACGGCTTCGTTCCAAACACCCTTGCAGACGACGGCGACCCCATAGACGTTCTGGTAATCTCCCGCCAACCCGTAGTTCCCGGAAGCGTAATAAGGTGCAGGCCTATCGGGGTTTTAGTTATGGAAGATGAGAGCGGTCAGGACGAGAAAATCCTTGCCGTTCCCGTTGACAAACTCGACCTTACGTTCAAGAACGTTAAGGAGATTACCGACCTTCCCGAGGCCACCCTCAACGAAATCAAACACTTCTTTGAACACTACAAGGACCTTGAGCCCGGCAAGTGGGTGAAGGTTAAAGAATACAAGGGTAGCGCCGAAGCCAAGGAGATGATTAAGAGGGCAATTGAGAACTGTAAGTAG
- the feoB gene encoding ferrous iron transport protein B, protein MKRVKVALVGNPNVGKTAIMNALAGTSEKVGNWPGVTVQKKVGKYHFKGFEIELIDLPGIYSLTSFTLEERVTRNFLLSGDYNVVANVIDATLLGRNLYLTLELLEMGIRPVVALNKVDELKEFGFSVNSKELAKLLRLPVVEVSALKRKGLEELSETFLMVATGDLKPEGFTPTYSEKVENAIELLKLKLKGELPPNFPFNLRWFAVKLLEKDEEVTQYLKNHFKNSDEILKEIERIEKELHPLYNCDLPSLIARERFLLASKIARKVVKSGEKEPEVERLSDKVDKIVTNPLTGIPIFFAVMWAVFKLTFTLSQPLSEAIDWLFSGLLPEVVGKVIQNPTLLSLVNDGILAGIGAVMVFLPVLAILYLLMAVLEDTGYMARAAALWDNFMRKFGLSGASVIPMILGFGCNVPAVYATRAMRSHYQKLITMAIIPWMSCSARLTVYTVFVAAFFREHQASVMLGLYGFGVLLALGLATVMSKFLKSEEDDFFIELPPYKLPAWSVVVNQTLIEVREFITKAGTVIFAASLVIWALASLPPGSGYAGENSLVGRVGKALLPVFEPIGIQDWKPIVALIFGALAKEVVVGTMGTLYGTGESGLIKVIQSTFTPESAFAFLVFTLLYIPCVATIAAIKQESGSWKFPAGVVAVELAVAWSAAFLTYNAARAIF, encoded by the coding sequence ATGAAAAGGGTAAAGGTGGCTCTTGTAGGTAACCCAAACGTAGGTAAAACGGCCATTATGAACGCCCTTGCCGGCACAAGTGAGAAGGTTGGAAACTGGCCGGGGGTAACTGTTCAGAAGAAGGTAGGGAAATACCACTTTAAAGGCTTTGAGATTGAACTTATAGACCTCCCCGGTATATACAGCCTTACATCTTTTACCCTCGAGGAGCGGGTAACGAGGAACTTCCTCTTAAGCGGCGACTACAACGTAGTTGCAAACGTTATAGACGCAACGCTCCTGGGAAGAAACCTCTACCTTACCTTAGAGCTTTTAGAGATGGGCATCAGGCCCGTGGTAGCACTCAACAAGGTAGATGAGCTGAAAGAGTTCGGCTTTTCGGTGAACTCAAAAGAGCTTGCCAAGCTTTTACGCCTTCCGGTTGTAGAGGTTTCCGCCCTTAAAAGGAAAGGGCTGGAGGAGTTATCAGAAACGTTTCTAATGGTGGCAACCGGGGACCTTAAACCTGAAGGATTCACGCCCACATACTCGGAAAAAGTGGAAAACGCTATTGAGCTTTTAAAGCTAAAGCTGAAAGGCGAGCTTCCCCCCAACTTCCCCTTCAACTTAAGGTGGTTTGCGGTGAAGCTCCTGGAAAAGGACGAGGAAGTCACCCAGTACCTAAAGAACCACTTTAAGAACTCAGACGAAATCCTGAAAGAGATTGAGAGAATCGAGAAAGAGCTTCACCCCCTCTACAACTGCGACCTCCCCTCCCTCATCGCCAGGGAGCGGTTCCTGCTAGCCTCAAAAATAGCGAGAAAAGTTGTAAAAAGCGGGGAGAAAGAGCCCGAAGTAGAAAGATTAAGCGATAAAGTGGACAAAATCGTAACAAACCCCCTAACCGGGATTCCCATATTCTTTGCAGTAATGTGGGCAGTTTTCAAGCTCACCTTTACCCTTTCGCAGCCGCTGAGCGAGGCGATAGACTGGCTCTTCAGCGGCCTACTGCCTGAGGTTGTGGGAAAGGTGATTCAAAACCCAACACTACTCTCCCTGGTAAACGACGGTATTCTTGCAGGCATCGGCGCCGTTATGGTCTTCCTTCCGGTTCTTGCCATCCTCTACCTGTTGATGGCCGTACTTGAAGACACCGGATACATGGCAAGGGCAGCGGCCCTTTGGGACAACTTCATGAGGAAATTCGGCCTCAGCGGAGCCTCGGTGATTCCCATGATACTGGGGTTCGGGTGCAACGTTCCGGCCGTTTACGCAACCAGGGCAATGAGGTCGCACTACCAGAAGCTCATAACAATGGCAATAATCCCCTGGATGTCCTGCAGCGCACGGCTTACAGTGTACACAGTATTCGTAGCGGCCTTCTTCCGAGAGCACCAGGCATCGGTTATGCTCGGCCTATACGGTTTTGGCGTTCTCCTTGCGCTCGGGCTGGCCACCGTTATGTCCAAGTTCTTAAAGAGCGAAGAAGACGACTTCTTCATAGAGCTTCCCCCCTACAAACTGCCGGCCTGGAGCGTTGTAGTGAACCAGACCCTAATTGAGGTAAGAGAGTTTATAACCAAAGCGGGAACCGTTATATTCGCAGCCTCCCTCGTTATATGGGCCCTTGCCTCCCTTCCACCGGGAAGCGGGTACGCAGGAGAGAACAGCCTCGTAGGCAGAGTGGGGAAGGCCCTGCTGCCGGTATTTGAGCCTATAGGCATCCAAGACTGGAAGCCGATAGTGGCGCTGATATTCGGGGCACTGGCGAAGGAAGTTGTGGTAGGAACAATGGGAACCCTTTACGGAACCGGAGAAAGCGGCCTGATAAAGGTAATCCAGAGCACCTTCACCCCCGAAAGCGCATTCGCCTTCTTAGTGTTCACCCTCCTTTACATCCCCTGCGTTGCAACAATTGCCGCAATAAAGCAGGAGAGCGGAAGCTGGAAGTTCCCAGCAGGGGTTGTAGCAGTTGAGCTTGCCGTTGCTTGGAGCGCCGCCTTCCTCACATACAACGCCGCACGGGCTATCTTTTAA
- a CDS encoding flagellar brake protein yields MRDLSFLRFPAAKIETILIFILLLVSIILFFILAGLIREYLRTKRLRESFFKEALERGLTEREAEILWTYSQKLGRDPFLTLEFKAPFEKVVDLYLKTDPNPDEKLIQDMRSKLGFDYVPYFVPLVSTKDIELFQPAKLYLPDNTRIDIALFDKDERYMYWAVIEGRPHLEPGQKVTVSFIRKGDGIYKFENTVERVFTENGKLVIQMPHTFEMTRYQRREYARVEVELPAQVGLYDKEKEQVRWIPAEIVDISAGGAKVCISLEDLQEELLPTTELILKFSLNGRNYTLKSSVVNVYPRRHTTCYGVKFEKIKPDEQKSIHDFVKKEQQKLAQLALKNRG; encoded by the coding sequence GTGAGAGACCTCAGCTTTCTCCGGTTTCCTGCGGCGAAAATAGAGACGATTCTGATATTCATCCTGCTGCTTGTCAGCATAATCCTCTTTTTCATACTGGCGGGGCTTATAAGGGAGTACCTGCGAACCAAAAGGCTCAGGGAGTCGTTCTTCAAGGAGGCCCTTGAGAGGGGCCTAACGGAGAGGGAGGCGGAAATCCTCTGGACCTACTCTCAGAAGCTCGGGAGAGACCCATTCCTCACCCTCGAGTTTAAGGCTCCCTTCGAGAAAGTTGTAGACCTCTACTTAAAAACCGACCCCAATCCCGACGAGAAGCTCATCCAAGACATGCGCTCAAAGCTGGGGTTCGACTACGTTCCCTACTTCGTTCCCCTTGTGAGCACGAAAGACATAGAGCTCTTCCAGCCGGCAAAGCTCTACCTGCCCGACAACACCCGGATAGACATAGCCCTCTTCGACAAAGACGAGCGCTACATGTACTGGGCCGTTATAGAGGGAAGGCCCCACCTTGAGCCGGGCCAGAAAGTTACCGTCTCCTTCATACGGAAGGGAGACGGCATCTACAAGTTTGAAAACACCGTAGAGCGGGTGTTCACAGAGAACGGGAAGCTGGTTATCCAGATGCCCCACACCTTCGAAATGACCCGCTACCAGCGCAGGGAGTACGCAAGGGTTGAAGTTGAGCTCCCAGCCCAGGTAGGCCTCTACGACAAGGAGAAGGAGCAGGTTCGCTGGATTCCAGCAGAAATCGTTGACATCTCTGCCGGAGGCGCCAAGGTGTGCATCTCCTTAGAGGACTTACAGGAGGAGCTCCTGCCCACAACGGAGCTGATTCTGAAGTTCTCCCTCAACGGCAGGAACTACACCCTGAAGAGCTCGGTTGTAAACGTTTACCCGCGCCGCCATACAACCTGCTACGGCGTGAAGTTCGAGAAGATAAAGCCGGATGAGCAAAAGAGCATTCACGACTTTGTGAAAAAGGAGCAGCAGAAGCTCGCCCAGCTGGCCCTTAAGAACAGAGGATGA